The proteins below come from a single Acidobacteriota bacterium genomic window:
- a CDS encoding protein kinase, with protein sequence MLSALGAGGMGEVYRARDTKLNRDVAIKVLLPAVANDPDRLGRFSREAQVLASLNHPNIAAIYGLEEGPAEAASDGPAKAGRYIGANVASGFSRTIALVMELVEGEDLSQRIARGAIPLDEALPIARQIAEALEAAHELGIIHRDLKPANIKVRPDGTVKVLDFGLAKAVDPNAGSSVTAMNSPTFSIHATEAGLILGTAAYMSPEQAAGKAVDKRSDLWSFGVVLLEMLTGRHVFAGETVSHVLAAVLKDDPDWSSLPTTTPASINKLLQRCLQKDRRLRLDSAAAARLEIDDASKPGETVQRARPGWRWAAAVAVVSLIALMLFAARWWMPGDSVAVSGDVVRFAIHDTADVTVARVDARMALSPDGRTLAFVGYGERGRSIWLRALDSLASRPVRGTEGAAAITWYPDGRTLGFVVGGQIMKVSLPDGTPEQVGASLSTGIPTLEVGADRRFLVGDGVRFGTLPAAGGTPTWLPRVSAGDVHRMASFLPDGRHYLYSVLSTDSSRAGTFVADLDGGEPIRLLAVPALARYANGHLLFVRDQVLYAQPFNAAARQLSGEPVPLSENVVGSFTASNGGTVAYLPVGDAAESEAGQLRWLDRAGRLLGRIEQSTGAVSPAISPDGRHLAMQLRGDIWVFNLARGVLSRLTSGTTGLSLSAGSPTWLPDSRRVIFFRNAPVNGHDALIETEVGATNQEIILHESSGRHAHPSDLSADGNYLFYEGESADFDIWALRLTGDRQVRAYVNAPSEERQPAISPDGRWLAYTSDSSGRFEIYVQSFPDSGARIQVSPNGGRSARWRRDGTELYYLTPDGNLMAVPVRAGQPIEFGSPIALFRFVDPQQGPSGRPNYDVTADGQRFIVSSIERRTDPSLHVLLNWPAMLTAKAAR encoded by the coding sequence ATTCTCTCCGCGCTCGGCGCTGGTGGCATGGGCGAGGTGTATCGCGCGCGCGATACGAAGTTGAACCGCGACGTTGCGATCAAAGTGCTGTTGCCTGCGGTCGCGAACGATCCCGATCGGCTGGGCCGTTTCAGCCGCGAAGCGCAGGTGCTGGCGTCACTCAATCATCCGAATATCGCTGCGATTTATGGCCTTGAAGAAGGTCCGGCTGAAGCCGCGAGTGATGGTCCGGCTAAAGCCGGACGCTACATCGGTGCCAATGTGGCGTCCGGCTTCAGCCGGACCATTGCACTCGTCATGGAGCTCGTTGAGGGTGAGGACCTCTCGCAGCGCATCGCGCGAGGAGCCATTCCGCTCGACGAAGCGCTGCCGATCGCGCGGCAGATCGCGGAGGCCCTTGAAGCGGCACACGAACTCGGCATCATCCATCGCGATCTAAAGCCCGCGAACATCAAGGTCCGCCCTGATGGAACCGTCAAGGTGCTCGACTTCGGCCTCGCGAAAGCCGTTGATCCCAATGCGGGATCATCCGTGACCGCGATGAACTCGCCGACATTCTCGATCCACGCGACTGAAGCAGGTCTCATCCTTGGTACGGCGGCGTACATGAGTCCGGAGCAAGCCGCCGGCAAGGCGGTCGATAAACGCAGCGACTTGTGGTCCTTTGGAGTCGTCTTGCTGGAGATGCTGACCGGGCGCCACGTCTTCGCAGGCGAGACGGTGTCACACGTGCTCGCAGCCGTGCTCAAGGACGATCCGGATTGGTCGTCGCTGCCCACCACCACGCCCGCATCGATCAATAAATTACTCCAGCGCTGCCTCCAGAAAGATCGTAGGTTGCGCCTGGACTCTGCCGCCGCCGCGCGGCTTGAGATCGACGATGCGAGCAAACCGGGCGAGACGGTCCAGCGCGCCCGCCCCGGGTGGCGTTGGGCCGCGGCAGTTGCGGTGGTGTCGTTGATTGCGTTGATGTTGTTCGCGGCGCGATGGTGGATGCCGGGCGATTCAGTCGCCGTCAGTGGAGACGTTGTTCGCTTTGCCATCCATGACACCGCTGACGTGACCGTGGCGCGAGTGGACGCTCGCATGGCGCTGTCGCCTGACGGCCGTACGCTCGCGTTCGTCGGCTATGGCGAACGCGGCCGGAGCATCTGGCTTCGCGCGCTTGACTCGTTAGCGTCGCGGCCGGTTCGCGGCACCGAAGGCGCCGCAGCCATTACGTGGTATCCGGACGGCCGCACGCTCGGGTTTGTGGTCGGTGGGCAGATCATGAAGGTGTCGCTTCCCGACGGCACACCGGAGCAGGTCGGTGCATCGCTTAGCACTGGTATCCCGACGCTTGAAGTCGGAGCGGATCGACGATTCCTGGTCGGCGATGGTGTGCGCTTCGGCACTCTGCCAGCCGCGGGCGGCACACCCACTTGGCTGCCGCGGGTGTCTGCGGGCGACGTTCACAGAATGGCCAGCTTTCTTCCAGACGGACGGCACTATCTTTACTCGGTCCTCAGCACCGACTCGTCCAGAGCCGGGACGTTTGTCGCTGACCTCGACGGCGGTGAGCCGATTCGCCTGCTGGCTGTTCCGGCACTTGCGCGTTATGCAAACGGCCATCTCCTGTTCGTACGCGATCAGGTCCTTTACGCGCAACCGTTCAACGCCGCTGCGCGCCAGCTATCCGGCGAGCCTGTGCCATTATCGGAAAATGTCGTGGGTAGCTTCACCGCGTCGAATGGCGGAACAGTCGCCTACCTCCCGGTTGGCGACGCCGCCGAATCGGAAGCGGGTCAACTGCGGTGGCTGGACCGTGCCGGCCGTCTGCTGGGACGCATCGAACAATCCACTGGAGCCGTGAGCCCGGCGATCTCTCCCGACGGCCGCCATCTGGCCATGCAGTTGCGCGGTGATATCTGGGTGTTCAATCTCGCGCGCGGGGTGCTGTCGCGACTCACGTCGGGGACCACCGGTCTCAGCCTGAGCGCCGGCAGCCCGACCTGGCTCCCCGATAGCCGTCGAGTGATTTTTTTCCGCAATGCGCCAGTCAACGGCCACGATGCGCTCATCGAGACTGAAGTTGGCGCGACCAATCAGGAAATCATCCTGCATGAATCGAGCGGCCGGCACGCGCATCCGAGCGACCTTTCGGCCGACGGAAATTATTTGTTCTACGAAGGGGAGTCGGCCGACTTCGACATCTGGGCCCTGCGATTGACCGGCGATCGTCAGGTGCGCGCCTACGTGAACGCGCCGAGCGAGGAACGGCAACCAGCCATTTCACCGGATGGCCGCTGGCTCGCGTACACATCGGATAGTTCCGGGCGGTTCGAAATCTACGTTCAGAGCTTTCCGGACTCTGGCGCTCGGATTCAGGTCTCGCCAAACGGCGGGAGGTCGGCGCGGTGGCGGCGTGACGGCACCGAGTTGTACTACCTGACACCAGATGGGAATCTGATGGCGGTGCCGGTGCGGGCGGGGCAACCGATCGAATTCGGCAGTCCGATCGCGTTGTTTCGGTTTGTCGATCCGCAACAGGGCCCGTCAGGGAGGCCGAACTACGACGTGACCGCTGACGGTCAGCGCTTTATCGTCAGCTCGATCGAGCGCCGCACGGACCCGTCGTTGCACGTGCTGCTCAACTGGCCGGCGATGCTGACGGCAAAGGCAGCAAGATGA
- a CDS encoding DUF6036 family nucleotidyltransferase: MNSLTREVIVTALGRLADRLPADQPRVDLIVVGGAAMVLLFGARDSTKDVDAFHLDPDARSRVAAAAASVAESLELPGDWLN; encoded by the coding sequence GTGAACTCGCTGACGCGGGAGGTCATCGTGACTGCGCTCGGGCGCCTCGCCGATCGGCTCCCGGCCGATCAGCCTCGCGTGGACCTGATCGTGGTCGGAGGCGCGGCCATGGTGCTGCTCTTTGGCGCACGCGACTCCACGAAGGACGTCGATGCGTTTCACTTGGACCCGGATGCCCGGTCCCGGGTCGCGGCGGCCGCTGCATCCGTGGCCGAGAGCCTCGAGTTGCCAGGCGACTGGCTGAACTAG
- a CDS encoding serine/threonine-protein kinase: MVAALGAGGMGEVYRARDPKLNRDVAIKVLLPSVANDPDRLARFSREAQVLASLNHPNIAHIHGLEESGGVTALVMELVEGEDLSQRISRGPIPLDEALPIARQIAEALEAAHECGIIHRDLKPANIKVRPDGTVKVLDFGLAKAVLQATSPKSQADENLANSPTLAGHATEAGIILGTAAYMSPEQAAGKAVDKRSDLWAFGVVLLEMLTGRPAFGGETVSHVLAAVLKDEPDLTALPSGTPDSIRRLLRRCLEKDRKRRLPDAATARLDIDDASSGSPRGVGQMSARRSSRREQAAWGLASILALAVVVLAMWGITPAPLDSPATRFSIAPPDGWTFASTGSGRTGWGSPVVVSPDGRYIAMVAAGADGTQHLWLRTLDATVPQCSKGPAGPAAHSGLRTADGLPSSRRES; encoded by the coding sequence ATTGTTGCTGCCTTGGGCGCGGGTGGCATGGGCGAGGTCTATCGCGCTCGCGATCCGAAGCTGAATCGCGACGTCGCGATCAAGGTCCTGCTGCCTTCGGTCGCCAACGATCCCGATCGCCTCGCGCGCTTCAGCCGCGAAGCGCAGGTCCTGGCGTCGCTCAACCACCCGAACATCGCGCACATTCACGGACTCGAAGAATCAGGCGGTGTGACGGCGCTCGTGATGGAGCTGGTTGAAGGCGAGGATCTGTCGCAGCGAATTTCGCGCGGACCGATTCCGCTCGACGAAGCGTTACCCATCGCGCGCCAGATCGCCGAGGCGCTCGAAGCGGCGCACGAGTGCGGCATCATCCATCGCGATCTCAAGCCAGCGAACATCAAGGTCCGGCCCGATGGAACGGTGAAGGTGCTCGACTTCGGCCTCGCCAAAGCCGTTCTCCAAGCCACAAGCCCCAAGTCTCAAGCCGACGAGAATCTGGCCAATTCGCCAACCCTGGCCGGGCACGCCACCGAGGCCGGCATCATCCTCGGCACCGCCGCCTACATGTCGCCCGAGCAGGCAGCGGGTAAGGCCGTCGACAAGCGCAGCGACCTGTGGGCCTTCGGCGTGGTGTTGCTGGAAATGCTGACCGGTCGTCCGGCATTCGGCGGCGAAACGGTTTCGCACGTGCTCGCCGCTGTTCTGAAAGACGAGCCGGACCTCACCGCGTTGCCCTCGGGGACGCCTGATTCGATCAGGCGGCTGCTGCGCCGCTGCCTCGAAAAAGATCGCAAACGCCGGTTGCCGGACGCGGCGACGGCGCGGCTTGACATCGACGACGCGTCATCGGGATCCCCCAGGGGCGTCGGGCAGATGTCAGCACGCCGCTCGTCCAGACGCGAACAGGCGGCCTGGGGCCTCGCGTCGATCCTTGCTCTCGCTGTCGTGGTGTTGGCGATGTGGGGGATCACGCCCGCGCCGCTCGATAGTCCCGCCACTCGCTTCTCGATCGCACCACCTGACGGATGGACTTTCGCATCGACGGGTAGCGGGCGTACCGGCTGGGGCTCGCCGGTGGTTGTCTCGCCCGACGGACGCTACATTGCCATGGTTGCCGCGGGCGCGGACGGTACCCAGCATTTATGGCTGCGAACACTCGATGCCACGGTCCCGCAATGCTCGAAGGGACCGGCGGGGCCAGCGGCCCATTCTGGTCTCCGGACAGCCGACGGATTGCCTTCTTCTCGTCGGGAAAGCTGA
- a CDS encoding type II toxin-antitoxin system Phd/YefM family antitoxin — protein sequence MKSVAATEAKNRLGAILDEAQRGPIVIRRQDRDIAVVMSMADYERLKSGNVRAFLELRNEVAAQAAAAGLTEDRLAKLLTDGA from the coding sequence ATGAAGAGTGTCGCAGCCACCGAAGCCAAGAATCGACTGGGCGCCATCCTTGATGAGGCGCAGCGTGGACCGATTGTCATCCGCCGCCAGGACCGCGACATCGCCGTGGTGATGTCGATGGCCGACTACGAGCGGCTGAAGTCAGGCAACGTCCGCGCGTTCCTGGAGCTGCGCAACGAGGTGGCAGCCCAGGCCGCCGCCGCCGGACTCACGGAAGACCGGCTCGCCAAGCTTCTGACCGATGGCGCGTGA
- a CDS encoding putative toxin-antitoxin system toxin component, PIN family: MARERIVFDTNVLISGALSTTSTPARALETAIATADLLASTATLRELTEKLLSAKFDAYVSRQQREALLMRLAPLVEIVAILQSFQASRDPKDDKFLDVAVNGRADVIVTGDGDLLALHPFRGIAILAPAAYLDRQAQRPEK, translated from the coding sequence ATGGCGCGTGAGCGCATCGTCTTCGACACCAACGTCCTGATCAGCGGCGCGCTCTCGACCACCTCCACGCCGGCTCGCGCTCTGGAGACAGCGATCGCCACGGCCGACCTGCTGGCGTCGACGGCGACGCTGCGTGAGCTGACCGAGAAGCTGTTGTCGGCCAAGTTCGATGCCTACGTTTCGCGCCAACAACGCGAAGCGCTCCTCATGCGCCTGGCCCCACTCGTCGAAATCGTGGCGATCCTGCAATCGTTCCAGGCGTCGCGCGATCCGAAGGATGACAAGTTCCTCGACGTCGCGGTGAACGGGCGCGCCGATGTGATCGTGACAGGTGACGGGGATCTGCTGGCCCTTCACCCGTTCCGCGGCATCGCGATTCTCGCCCCGGCGGCATACCTGGACCGTCAGGCTCAACGCCCGGAGAAATAG
- a CDS encoding protein kinase, protein MALTIGARLGSYEILAALGAGGMGEVYRARDTKLNRDVAIKVLLPAVANDPDRLARFSREAQVLASLNHPNIAAIYGLEEGPAEAGRHIGTNVASGFSRITALVMELVEGEDLSQRIARGAIPIEDALPIARQIAEALEAAHELGIIHRDLKPANIKVRADGTVKVLDFGLAKAIEPTAGSSATAMNSPTLSIHATEAGLILGTAAYMSPEQAAGRVVDKRSDLWAFGVVLLEMLTGRQAFAGETVSHVLAAVLKDEPDWTALPADTPAPVRKLLRRCLVKDRKRRMADAADARLELDDAQASPDPVAINAAPPATQVDVRRALPWALAGALALALGLALSAPWRAASSTPALLRISGELGADVSLVVGTGDVAALSPDGAVIAFVAQNSDGANPQIYVRRLSQAVAAPLAGTENASTPFFSPDSQSIAFFQNGKLKKIPLTGGAAVILADALDPRGGAWGDDGTIVFLPNPRGTLMRLAAAGGTPEALTPLADGEVSQRWPQVLPAGKGVLFTSGSAGQAYDDATLVVQPLPTGPRTVIQQGGYHGRYISTGHLLYMRHSTLFAVPFDLERLAVTGPPVSVLEGVATNTVTGGAQFTFAANGTVAYLPGQNVSAGWPLHWRDRAGNTTTLRATPANLGNPSFSPDGRRLALQISDANPNDIWIYEWARDILTRLTFDPSNDLKPVWTPDGRRVVFASPRTGASDRSRIRSTPNLFWQKSDGTGEAQRLTESAQFQQPASWHPDGSALAFEELNSSTGWDVLLLPMAGDEASGWKPGKPTVFLNSPFNETEPMFSPDGRWLAYVSNESGRNEIYVRPFPGPGGKWQISADGGATPTWSRARPELLYGTLSGQIMVAAHTMEGGSFRAEKPRLWSEGRHVVRGSRMFDLHPDGTRVAMATAQVGPTDKQDKLTFLLHFFDELRRIAPVAKP, encoded by the coding sequence ATGGCGCTCACTATCGGCGCGCGTCTTGGTTCCTATGAGATCCTCGCCGCCCTCGGCGCGGGCGGCATGGGCGAAGTCTATCGCGCCCGCGATACGAAGCTGAATCGCGACGTCGCGATCAAGGTGTTGTTGCCTGCGGTGGCCAACGATCCGGATCGCCTGGCCCGTTTCAGCCGCGAAGCGCAGGTGCTGGCGTCACTGAACCATCCGAACATCGCCGCCATCTATGGGCTCGAAGAAGGTCCGGCTGAAGCCGGACGCCACATCGGCACCAATGTAGCATCCGGCTTTAGCCGGATAACTGCACTCGTAATGGAACTCGTCGAGGGAGAAGATCTCTCGCAGCGAATAGCGCGCGGAGCGATTCCGATCGAGGACGCGCTGCCGATCGCCCGCCAGATCGCCGAGGCGCTCGAAGCCGCGCACGAACTTGGCATCATTCATCGTGACCTGAAGCCCGCGAACATCAAGGTGCGCGCGGACGGCACGGTGAAGGTGTTGGACTTCGGCTTGGCGAAAGCGATCGAGCCGACCGCGGGATCCTCCGCCACGGCGATGAACTCGCCGACGCTGTCGATTCACGCCACCGAGGCAGGACTGATCCTCGGCACGGCCGCGTACATGTCGCCAGAGCAGGCGGCAGGCAGGGTCGTCGACAAGCGCAGCGACCTCTGGGCGTTTGGCGTCGTCCTGCTCGAGATGCTGACCGGTCGCCAGGCGTTCGCGGGTGAGACCGTATCGCACGTGTTGGCGGCAGTGTTGAAGGACGAACCGGACTGGACTGCGCTACCGGCTGACACCCCGGCGCCGGTCCGCAAGTTGCTGCGGCGCTGCCTCGTGAAGGATCGCAAGCGCCGCATGGCGGATGCCGCCGACGCGCGACTGGAGCTCGATGATGCGCAGGCCTCGCCGGATCCCGTGGCAATCAACGCCGCCCCGCCCGCAACCCAAGTAGATGTGAGGCGAGCGTTGCCGTGGGCGCTCGCCGGCGCACTGGCGCTGGCGTTGGGACTCGCGCTGTCGGCGCCTTGGCGCGCGGCGTCATCGACGCCTGCGCTGTTGCGTATCAGCGGTGAGCTGGGCGCGGACGTCTCTCTTGTCGTCGGCACCGGCGACGTCGCGGCGCTGTCGCCCGATGGCGCGGTCATCGCATTCGTCGCACAGAACAGCGACGGTGCCAACCCTCAGATCTACGTGCGCCGACTCAGCCAGGCCGTGGCCGCGCCTCTGGCAGGAACCGAAAATGCCTCGACGCCATTCTTTTCTCCCGACAGCCAATCGATTGCGTTCTTCCAGAACGGCAAGCTGAAGAAGATTCCGCTGACCGGCGGCGCCGCCGTCATCCTGGCCGATGCGCTCGACCCACGCGGTGGAGCATGGGGCGACGACGGCACCATCGTCTTTCTCCCCAACCCGCGCGGCACCCTGATGCGGCTCGCAGCCGCCGGCGGGACACCAGAAGCGTTGACGCCGCTCGCCGATGGCGAAGTCAGCCAGCGATGGCCGCAGGTGTTGCCGGCGGGCAAGGGCGTGCTCTTCACCAGCGGCAGCGCCGGCCAGGCCTATGACGACGCCACCTTGGTGGTGCAGCCATTGCCGACGGGTCCGCGCACCGTGATTCAGCAGGGTGGTTATCACGGTCGATACATCTCGACCGGCCACCTGCTGTATATGCGCCACAGCACGTTGTTCGCCGTGCCGTTTGACCTCGAGCGCCTGGCCGTGACGGGCCCGCCGGTATCGGTGCTCGAGGGCGTGGCCACGAATACGGTCACCGGCGGCGCCCAGTTTACGTTCGCGGCTAATGGCACCGTGGCGTACCTGCCGGGGCAGAACGTGAGCGCCGGCTGGCCGCTCCACTGGCGGGATCGCGCCGGCAACACCACCACCTTGCGAGCCACACCGGCCAACCTCGGCAATCCCTCCTTCTCCCCAGATGGCCGCAGGCTCGCCCTGCAAATTTCCGATGCGAACCCGAACGACATCTGGATCTACGAGTGGGCGCGGGACATCCTCACGCGCCTGACGTTCGATCCGTCCAACGACCTGAAGCCCGTCTGGACGCCCGATGGCCGGCGCGTCGTGTTTGCCTCGCCCCGCACGGGCGCATCAGACCGTTCCCGGATCCGATCGACGCCCAACTTGTTCTGGCAGAAGTCCGACGGCACTGGTGAGGCACAGCGTCTGACCGAGAGCGCTCAGTTTCAACAGCCCGCCTCGTGGCATCCGGACGGATCCGCGTTGGCGTTCGAGGAGCTGAATTCGTCGACGGGATGGGACGTGTTACTCCTGCCGATGGCCGGCGACGAGGCCTCGGGATGGAAGCCCGGCAAGCCGACGGTGTTTTTGAACAGCCCCTTTAACGAAACCGAACCGATGTTCTCACCAGATGGCCGCTGGCTCGCGTACGTGTCCAACGAATCAGGTCGCAATGAGATCTACGTGCGGCCGTTTCCGGGTCCAGGCGGCAAGTGGCAGATCTCCGCCGATGGCGGCGCGACACCAACCTGGTCGCGCGCCAGGCCGGAACTCCTCTACGGTACGCTCAGCGGACAAATCATGGTGGCCGCCCACACGATGGAAGGCGGGTCGTTCCGCGCCGAGAAGCCTCGGCTCTGGTCGGAGGGCCGTCACGTGGTGCGCGGGAGCCGCATGTTCGACTTGCATCCAGACGGCACACGCGTCGCGATGGCGACGGCGCAGGTGGGGCCGACAGACAAGCAAGACAAGCTGACCTTTCTTCTTCACTTCTTCGACGAGCTGCGCCGCATCGCGCCGGTGGCCAAGCCATGA
- a CDS encoding protein kinase, whose translation MTTSDPVVNQHPDTVYTPRIPFLPGTRIGPYEILSALGAGGMGEVYRARDAKLNRDVAIKVLLPSVANDPDRLARFSREAQVLASLNHPNIAAIYGLEEGPAEAGRHIDTNVASGFSRITALVMELVEGEDLSQRISRGPISLDEALPIARQIAEALEAAHECGIIHRDLKPANIKVRPDGTVKVLDFGLAKAVGQGSGIGDQGPGGAANSPTLSIHATEAGIILGTAAYMSPEQAKGQAVDRRADIWAFGAVLFEMLTGKRAFAGDDISDTLVSVLRDDPDWSALPGDTPPGVEQALRVCLRKDPKQRVRDISAVRLSMDGAFDTSAMRPVGTIPPAAARASSRPWLIAGSVVLGAALASATTWTLTRSTPAPAQPVRFTIAPPADLPLATPGPDRDLAISPDGTRLVYQTGQGGYNQSSELYLRTIDQLESVPLRGITDPRAPFFSPDGRWVGFFSQVAPGSVDYELKRVSITGGSPIAICRIDGFLVGASWGADDAIVFATGDRATGLLRVSAGGGDPVVLTRPDAAQGEGDHVRPFVLPNARAVLFTIVPPGNDVDRVLNQNPQLLRSTSAHQIAVLNLASGQSKTLIHGGSHAEYFEPVPGEPGYLVYATAGTLRAVRFDPDRLELLGEPVSVAEHLLTKGNGTADFSVSRTGALAYVTGGVGTALTPVRTLLWVDRQGREESIPVPPRTYAWPRLSPDGSRIALDVRDQDSDVWLWDFRQATLSRFTFDPGFDGYPVWTPDGRRVIFMSGRVHPQTVYVQQADGTGSAQSLLTGPQDISAYSLTPDGQQMVVREGPLRAYDLTLVHLNGAPRTEPLMHTSFNESNGEISPDGRWLAYQSNESGQDEVYVRPFPGVTGGRWQVSSGGGGQPAWARSGQELFYLDSRTQSLMSVAVQTRSGFSNGTPTRLFDARPYYSLGVSRSYDVSADGKRFLMIKNVVAAGDRGNTPAAMTMTVVLNWFEELSTRVLVTK comes from the coding sequence GTGACCACAAGCGATCCGGTCGTCAACCAGCATCCCGATACCGTCTATACTCCCCGCATTCCCTTCCTTCCCGGTACCCGCATTGGACCCTACGAGATCCTCTCCGCCCTCGGCGCCGGTGGCATGGGCGAGGTCTATCGCGCGCGCGACGCGAAGCTGAATCGCGACGTCGCGATCAAAGTCCTGCTCCCGTCAGTGGCCAACGATCCGGACCGCCTCGCGCGATTCAGCCGCGAAGCGCAGGTGCTGGCGTCGCTCAATCACCCGAACATCGCCGCCATCTATGGGCTCGAAGAAGGTCCGGCTGAAGCCGGACGCCACATCGACACCAATGTAGCATCCGGCTTTAGCCGGATAACTGCACTCGTAATGGAACTCGTCGAGGGCGAAGATCTCTCGCAGCGTATTTCGCGCGGGCCGATTTCGCTCGACGAAGCACTACCGATTGCCCGGCAGATCGCCGAGGCGCTGGAAGCCGCGCACGAGTGCGGGATCATCCATCGCGACCTGAAGCCTGCGAACATCAAGGTCCGTCCTGATGGAACGGTGAAGGTCCTCGATTTCGGGTTGGCGAAGGCGGTCGGTCAGGGATCGGGGATCGGGGATCAGGGACCGGGGGGTGCCGCCAATTCGCCCACCCTCTCCATCCACGCCACCGAAGCCGGCATCATCCTCGGAACCGCCGCGTATATGTCGCCCGAGCAGGCGAAGGGCCAGGCCGTTGACCGGCGCGCCGATATCTGGGCCTTTGGCGCTGTCCTGTTCGAGATGCTGACCGGCAAGCGCGCTTTCGCCGGCGACGACATCTCCGACACGCTGGTCTCGGTGCTACGAGACGATCCCGATTGGTCGGCGCTGCCAGGCGACACGCCGCCGGGGGTGGAGCAGGCACTGCGGGTCTGTCTGCGCAAGGATCCGAAGCAGCGCGTGCGCGATATCTCGGCCGTGCGGCTGTCGATGGACGGCGCGTTCGATACCAGTGCGATGAGGCCGGTAGGGACCATTCCGCCGGCAGCCGCGCGCGCCTCAAGTCGACCCTGGTTAATCGCTGGGAGCGTCGTGCTCGGCGCCGCCCTGGCGTCGGCCACCACGTGGACACTGACGCGATCGACGCCCGCTCCCGCCCAGCCTGTCCGGTTTACCATTGCGCCGCCCGCCGATCTTCCCTTGGCGACACCCGGACCCGACCGCGACCTCGCGATCTCGCCGGACGGCACGCGCCTCGTCTATCAGACCGGTCAAGGTGGCTACAACCAGTCATCCGAGTTGTACCTGCGAACGATCGACCAGCTCGAATCGGTGCCCCTGCGGGGCATCACCGATCCCCGCGCGCCATTCTTTTCGCCCGACGGCCGGTGGGTCGGATTCTTCAGCCAGGTCGCCCCTGGCTCGGTTGACTACGAACTGAAGAGAGTATCGATCACCGGCGGTTCGCCGATCGCCATTTGCCGGATCGACGGTTTCCTGGTCGGTGCCAGCTGGGGCGCTGACGACGCGATCGTGTTCGCCACTGGTGACCGCGCGACGGGACTCCTGCGGGTATCGGCGGGCGGCGGTGATCCCGTCGTGTTGACCCGGCCCGATGCTGCACAAGGCGAGGGCGACCATGTGCGGCCGTTCGTACTGCCGAACGCCCGCGCGGTGCTCTTCACGATCGTGCCTCCAGGCAATGATGTCGATCGCGTGCTCAACCAGAACCCGCAGTTATTGCGGTCAACTTCGGCTCATCAGATTGCGGTGTTGAATCTCGCGAGCGGCCAGTCCAAGACGTTGATTCATGGTGGCAGCCACGCCGAGTATTTCGAGCCGGTCCCGGGGGAACCGGGTTACCTGGTGTACGCCACCGCCGGAACGCTTCGAGCGGTCCGATTCGATCCCGACCGTCTCGAGCTTCTGGGCGAGCCGGTGTCCGTGGCGGAGCACCTGCTGACCAAGGGGAACGGGACTGCGGACTTCAGCGTGTCGCGAACAGGAGCGCTGGCGTATGTCACGGGCGGTGTCGGGACCGCACTGACGCCGGTGCGCACGCTGTTGTGGGTCGATCGGCAAGGGCGCGAAGAGTCGATTCCAGTGCCCCCACGCACCTATGCCTGGCCGCGGCTGTCGCCCGACGGCAGCCGGATTGCGCTGGACGTTCGCGATCAAGATAGCGACGTCTGGCTGTGGGACTTCCGCCAAGCCACATTGAGTCGTTTCACGTTCGATCCAGGTTTTGACGGCTATCCGGTGTGGACCCCGGACGGCCGGCGCGTAATCTTCATGTCCGGAAGGGTGCACCCTCAAACGGTTTACGTGCAGCAGGCCGACGGGACGGGCAGCGCCCAGTCGTTGCTGACGGGACCGCAGGACATCTCTGCCTATTCCCTGACGCCGGACGGCCAGCAGATGGTCGTGCGAGAAGGTCCGCTCCGCGCCTACGACTTGACGTTGGTGCACTTGAATGGCGCGCCGCGAACCGAGCCGCTGATGCACACGTCGTTCAACGAGAGCAACGGCGAGATCTCGCCCGACGGCCGTTGGCTGGCATATCAATCGAATGAGTCAGGTCAGGATGAAGTGTACGTCCGGCCGTTTCCCGGTGTGACCGGTGGTCGCTGGCAGGTGTCGTCGGGCGGAGGCGGTCAACCTGCGTGGGCTCGAAGCGGTCAGGAACTGTTCTACCTCGATTCCCGGACGCAGTCACTGATGTCGGTGGCCGTGCAGACGCGTTCGGGATTCAGCAACGGCACGCCCACCAGGTTGTTCGACGCGCGACCCTATTATTCCCTTGGCGTGAGCCGCTCGTACGACGTCTCCGCGGACGGCAAGCGGTTTCTAATGATCAAGAACGTGGTGGCGGCCGGCGATCGCGGCAACACCCCGGCGGCGATGACGATGACAGTGGTTCTCAACTGGTTTGAGGAATTGAGCACGCGTGTCCTGGTGACTAAGTAG
- a CDS encoding type II toxin-antitoxin system prevent-host-death family antitoxin, whose translation MERNLVGARELKARLGTYLRRVRQGRTLVVTDRGQPIAELRPIPTDMATDAVLAKMKAAGSVTRTVNEPLTPFRQVENRGRPAAAAIGDDRDDRF comes from the coding sequence ATGGAACGCAACCTGGTCGGTGCCCGGGAACTCAAGGCCCGTCTGGGCACCTATCTGCGCCGGGTGCGTCAGGGGCGCACGCTGGTCGTCACCGACCGCGGCCAGCCGATCGCGGAACTTCGGCCGATCCCGACCGACATGGCTACCGACGCGGTACTCGCCAAGATGAAGGCCGCCGGCTCGGTGACGCGAACCGTGAACGAGCCTCTCACCCCATTTCGCCAAGTCGAGAACCGCGGTCGCCCGGCCGCCGCGGCCATCGGCGATGATCGCGACGACCGATTCTGA